TTGAAATCCGTATTTTTCCAGTTGCTCTTGCAGCAGCTGGTTGATTTTCGGGTCATCTTCTACAATCATAATTATGGACATCACACATACTCCTCTCGTCTTGAGTCTCCTCCATTTTATTCTTTACTATACCATTAGAAAACTAGACTACGCCAAGCCTTTAGCGTTTCTCGTACTTAGAAGTCGAATGAAAAAAAGACTTGTATGTTGCTGTAGTGGTGGGGAGGAAACAGGAGAAAACGCTCAGATTCTAGGGCCACCCCCTGGGGGATTGACTGCACGACTCCATGCAAAAAGCGAAACCGCGTCCAAAGTAGTCCATTCAGGATGTATTTCAGAGGTGGACGCTTAAGGGCGTGTTTCGCTTTTTGCATTGCGTCTCGGTCGGTGTCCCTAAGATCTTCGCTGTTTTCTCCTGTTTCCTCTACGAGCTTTCCGTGTTTAAACAGGCTTTTAGAGATTTAAAAGAATGGAAGAAATGTAATCAGTAACGACAGAGAAGAATATTTCCAGGCGTAGCGACTTGTGGAGTCCTACCGAGCGGAGAAGGGATTCGCGGGCAAAAGAAACGCAACCGTGCCCTCGCGACGGAGCGGCTACCACTTTTGCGTTTCCCCGCGAATCCCTTCGGAGCGGACAGTCTTAACCCCCAGCAGGACGGAGCCTGGAGCCTAGCATGGAAATATTCTTCTCTCCACTACAACTTTCTAAAAAGTAAAAAAGGGCAGGACTGATGTCCCCCCTTATGCTTGTTCTGTCATCAATTGCTGGAGCTTCTTGATCCCACGGAAGTGCAGGATTTTCACCGAAGCCTCTGTCTTGCCCAAAATTTCCGCGATCTCATTCATTCGCAAATCTCCGAGATAGCGCAGGGCAATCACATTGCGCTGATCCTTTGTCAGCGTGTGCACCTTATCCCACAAGACCTCGGTTGTCTCCTGATTCAGAAGGCACTCCTCCGGCAGCTTATCTGTTGCGACCATATTGCTAAATGTGTCCTGATCTACCGGACTCTCCCGCTTCTTGCGCATGTAGTCAATCAAAGCGTTATGCGCAATTCGGAAAATCCAAGCGCCAAAAGGATGACGGCCATCGTACTGCTCAAGTTTGGAGTACACCTTAATAAACACAGTCGTTGTTAGGTCTTCCACATCCCAGACGTTTTTTACCCGGTAGCGGAAATAGCGATATATTTTAGCAGAGTAATCTTCGTAAATTTGTTGGTGATTTAATTTTGGATAAATGATTGCTGTCGTCATAATCGATCTCCCGTTTCGTGATCCGTATGAATTGATTTCATTGTACGGTCGAAACGAAGCAGGAACCATCGAGTTATATTTCAGGAAGCTTACACTTTTGTAAGGTACTTATGGACTCGTTGTAAGCTCGCACAAGTAGGTACGGAAGAGGTTTCATTTCGGTTACAACTTTTAAAAGAAATCTTTAAAAATTTCTTAAGGAATTTTTTAAGTTGTCTTCAAAACCGTTTTGGTGGGCGGAGAAGTCCTACCTATCATTGATATTCATAACCTTTTGCTAATGAAAAGATATGGGTATCAGTCAGTTCTCCTGAGTCATTTAGGTTAACATTGCGTAAAGTACCCTCCAACGTAAAACCTGTCTTCTTAGCTACAGCTATACTTGCGCTATTCCGAGTATCACAGCGAATTTCAAGGCGGTTCGCTTCC
The window above is part of the Brevibacillus antibioticus genome. Proteins encoded here:
- a CDS encoding RNA polymerase sigma factor — translated: MTTAIIYPKLNHQQIYEDYSAKIYRYFRYRVKNVWDVEDLTTTVFIKVYSKLEQYDGRHPFGAWIFRIAHNALIDYMRKKRESPVDQDTFSNMVATDKLPEECLLNQETTEVLWDKVHTLTKDQRNVIALRYLGDLRMNEIAEILGKTEASVKILHFRGIKKLQQLMTEQA